Proteins from one Staphylococcus sp. IVB6214 genomic window:
- a CDS encoding ABC transporter ATP-binding protein: MIRRYLEFVKPYKWLIFGTIIVGILKFGIPLLIPLLIKYVIDDVINNGALSISDKYTQLMIAMGIAAFIFVIVRPPIEFLRQYMAQWTSNKILYDIRKKLYDHLQALSSRFYANNKAGEVISRVINDVEQTKDFILTGLMNIWLDCITIIIALSVMFFLDVKLTFAAIVVLPFYILTVYFFFGRLRELTRQRSQKLAETQGFLHERVNGMAVIKSFAIEDNEAKNFDKRNTNFLNKAFRHTRWNAYSFSAINTVTDIGPLIVIGYGAYLAISGDVTVGTLAAFVSYLEQLYGPLRRLVSSFTTLTQSFASMDRVFQLFDEPYDIKNLPNAQPYKIERGDIGIHNISFRYNEDEREVLKNINLDIQHGETVAFVGMSGGGKSTLITLIPRFYDVTSGDITIDGHPIQDFETGSLRRQIGMVQQDNILFSDTVKENILLGRPDATFEEVVAAAKMANAHDFIMTLPNGYDTEVGERGVKLSGGQKQRLSIARIFLNDPPILILDEATSALDLESEAIIQDALETLSHDRTTLIVAHRLSTITHADRIVVIENGQIVESGSHEDLMQRQGAYQRLYNIQNL, encoded by the coding sequence ATGATTAGACGCTATCTTGAGTTTGTAAAGCCTTACAAATGGCTCATCTTCGGTACCATTATTGTAGGTATACTCAAATTTGGCATCCCATTGTTGATTCCATTATTGATTAAGTACGTGATTGATGATGTGATTAATAATGGGGCGTTAAGTATTTCTGACAAATATACACAATTGATGATCGCAATGGGTATTGCGGCATTTATTTTTGTCATTGTACGACCGCCCATTGAGTTTTTACGTCAGTACATGGCGCAATGGACAAGTAACAAAATATTATATGATATACGAAAAAAACTTTATGATCACTTACAGGCGCTCAGCTCTCGTTTTTATGCCAACAATAAAGCGGGAGAAGTCATTTCCCGTGTGATCAATGATGTGGAACAGACGAAAGATTTCATATTGACAGGACTTATGAATATCTGGCTTGACTGTATTACGATTATCATCGCTTTATCAGTCATGTTTTTCTTAGATGTAAAACTAACATTTGCAGCAATTGTCGTCCTCCCATTTTATATATTAACCGTGTATTTCTTCTTCGGTCGTTTGCGAGAATTAACACGTCAACGTTCTCAAAAATTAGCCGAAACACAAGGCTTTTTACATGAACGTGTCAACGGTATGGCCGTTATTAAAAGCTTTGCAATTGAAGACAATGAAGCGAAAAATTTTGATAAACGAAATACCAATTTCTTAAATAAAGCCTTTCGTCACACACGTTGGAATGCGTATTCATTCTCAGCAATTAATACAGTTACTGACATTGGACCACTGATTGTGATCGGTTACGGTGCATACCTTGCCATTTCAGGAGATGTTACAGTCGGAACATTGGCGGCATTCGTAAGTTATCTTGAACAATTGTACGGGCCATTACGTCGACTTGTTTCTTCTTTTACAACGTTGACACAAAGTTTTGCATCGATGGACCGTGTATTCCAATTATTCGATGAACCATATGACATTAAAAATCTACCGAATGCACAACCTTACAAAATAGAACGTGGTGATATTGGTATTCATAATATCTCTTTTCGTTACAATGAAGACGAACGTGAGGTACTTAAAAATATCAATCTAGACATTCAACACGGTGAAACTGTTGCATTTGTCGGCATGAGTGGGGGCGGCAAGTCAACATTGATCACTTTGATTCCGCGTTTTTATGATGTGACATCAGGTGATATTACGATTGATGGTCATCCAATTCAAGACTTCGAAACAGGAAGTTTGAGACGACAAATTGGCATGGTACAACAAGACAACATTTTATTTTCCGATACTGTTAAAGAAAACATCTTACTTGGGCGTCCTGATGCTACTTTTGAAGAAGTGGTCGCTGCTGCTAAAATGGCAAACGCACATGATTTTATTATGACGTTACCGAACGGATATGATACGGAAGTCGGTGAGCGTGGTGTGAAGTTATCAGGTGGTCAAAAACAACGCTTATCGATTGCACGTATATTCTTAAACGACCCACCGATACTCATATTGGATGAAGCAACAAGTGCATTAGACCTTGAAAGTGAAGCAATTATTCAAGATGCACTTGAAACACTCAGTCACGATCGTACGACATTGATTGTGGCACATCGACTCTCAACGATTACACATGCTGATCGCATAGTTGTCATTGAAAATGGTCAAATTGTCGAAAGTGGTTCACACGAAGACTTGATGCAGCGACAAGGCGCGTATCAACGACTATACAATATTCAAAATCTATAA
- a CDS encoding DUF402 domain-containing protein has translation MVKARIPKEGTAIKIQSYKHDGSIHRVWSETTILKGTEDVVIGGNDHTLVTESDGRTWVTREPAIVYFHSEYWFNVICMFREDGIYYYCNLSSPFVCDEEGLKYIDYDLDIKVYPNGKYHLLDEDEYEQHMKQMNYSKEIDTILRANVDILQQWIEHKKGPFAPDFIKVWRNRFQKINKR, from the coding sequence GTGGTAAAAGCAAGGATCCCCAAAGAGGGGACAGCAATTAAAATCCAATCCTACAAGCATGATGGCAGTATTCATCGTGTATGGTCCGAAACAACAATCCTTAAAGGAACGGAAGATGTAGTGATTGGTGGTAATGATCACACACTTGTTACGGAAAGTGACGGTCGTACTTGGGTGACACGTGAACCAGCCATTGTATACTTCCACTCAGAGTACTGGTTCAACGTTATTTGTATGTTTCGTGAAGATGGTATTTACTATTACTGTAATCTTTCGTCCCCCTTTGTCTGTGATGAAGAAGGGTTGAAATATATTGATTATGATTTAGATATAAAAGTGTATCCGAATGGTAAGTATCATTTGCTTGATGAAGATGAATATGAGCAACATATGAAACAAATGAACTACTCCAAAGAAATTGATACTATTTTACGTGCGAACGTTGATATTCTGCAACAGTGGATTGAGCATAAGAAGGGGCCATTTGCACCAGATTTTATCAAAGTATGGCGCAATCGATTTCAAAAAATAAATAAAAGATAA
- the mutY gene encoding A/G-specific adenine glycosylase — translation MYSEPSFKETLITWFDQHQRQMPWRETKNPYYIWVSEVMLQQTQVDTVRSYYERFISDFPTIESLASADEDDVLKRWEGLGYYSRARNFHAAAKEVVEKHHGVVPDEPDAFLALKGVGPYTQAAVMSIAFDLALATVDGNVFRVWSRLNDDTHDTALQKTRKIYEQALNPYVQTKSGTFNQAMMELGALICTPTSPMCLFCPVQEHCEAFEKGTVLERPIKTKKQKKTLHKYQVIYIEDADGNILVEQRDESLLRGMWQFPLYPVDIAHTDIEKEFADTISIDEQPTLRLKHQFTHKTWDIEVYRATITSHHMGGNPFRRWIPSVEKKRYTFPVPMTKIFNAIQQAD, via the coding sequence ATGTATTCAGAACCATCATTTAAAGAAACATTGATTACTTGGTTTGATCAACATCAACGCCAAATGCCTTGGCGTGAAACGAAAAATCCTTACTACATTTGGGTCAGTGAAGTGATGCTACAACAGACGCAAGTGGATACAGTGAGAAGTTATTATGAAAGATTTATTTCAGACTTTCCAACAATTGAGTCACTAGCGAGTGCAGATGAAGATGATGTATTAAAGCGCTGGGAAGGCCTTGGTTATTATAGTCGTGCGCGCAATTTTCATGCAGCAGCGAAAGAAGTAGTTGAAAAACACCATGGTGTCGTGCCAGACGAGCCTGATGCATTTCTTGCGTTGAAAGGTGTTGGACCATATACTCAGGCTGCGGTGATGAGCATTGCGTTTGATTTAGCATTGGCAACAGTTGACGGCAATGTTTTCCGTGTATGGTCGCGTTTGAACGATGATACACATGATACAGCACTACAAAAAACACGAAAAATATATGAACAAGCCTTAAATCCATATGTTCAAACAAAATCTGGGACGTTTAACCAAGCGATGATGGAACTTGGCGCTTTGATCTGTACGCCGACATCACCAATGTGTTTATTTTGTCCTGTACAAGAACATTGTGAAGCATTTGAAAAAGGGACAGTTTTAGAGCGTCCGATTAAAACGAAAAAACAAAAGAAAACATTGCATAAATATCAAGTCATCTACATTGAAGATGCAGATGGAAATATACTTGTTGAGCAACGTGATGAAAGCTTACTTCGAGGAATGTGGCAATTTCCACTCTATCCAGTTGATATTGCACATACTGATATTGAAAAAGAATTTGCCGATACAATTTCAATAGATGAACAACCCACTTTGCGATTAAAACATCAATTTACACATAAAACTTGGGATATTGAAGTATATCGAGCAACGATAACCTCTCATCATATGGGAGGTAATCCATTTCGTCGTTGGATACCGAGTGTCGAGAAGAAACGATACACATTTCCTGTTCCAATGACTAAAATATTCAATGCGATACAGCAAGCGGATTAA
- a CDS encoding metal-dependent hydrolase, whose protein sequence is MDTATHIAIGVGLTALATTDPTLSEHFAASATVIITGSLIPDIDTVLKLKNNATYITHHRGITHSIPFTLLWPLLITFITYIFVSGVPPLQIWMWAQLSVALHVFVDIFNSYGTQALRPFSNKWIQLSVINTFDPIIFIILLTAIVLWSLGGQAYLVFGSVVMILIAYYILRFVMRNWLKKQALNQVQHLGRPTKVFVAPTIRFMQWRIAIQTETYDYVGRSYGRNIVFSDKVKRQPLPDIDMMEPVRTDPNVRAFLNFSSIYRWHIEYIDDETIELRLIDLRYLKNGHYQFVAIVHLDKDLHVLHSFTGWVFSEDKLMKKLYAH, encoded by the coding sequence ATGGACACAGCAACACATATAGCAATTGGTGTAGGTTTAACAGCACTTGCAACGACTGACCCAACACTTAGTGAACACTTTGCTGCATCTGCTACCGTCATTATCACAGGATCTTTAATTCCTGATATAGATACTGTACTAAAATTAAAAAATAACGCAACCTATATTACCCATCATAGAGGAATTACCCATTCGATTCCGTTCACGCTCTTGTGGCCCTTATTAATAACTTTTATCACCTATATATTTGTATCAGGTGTACCACCACTACAAATTTGGATGTGGGCACAACTCTCTGTGGCACTTCATGTTTTCGTTGATATTTTCAACTCATATGGTACACAAGCTTTGCGTCCCTTCTCTAATAAATGGATACAGTTGAGTGTCATCAATACATTTGACCCGATTATATTCATTATTCTATTAACAGCGATTGTGTTATGGTCATTAGGTGGACAAGCATATCTCGTATTTGGTTCCGTTGTAATGATCCTGATTGCGTACTATATTTTACGTTTTGTCATGCGCAACTGGCTCAAAAAACAAGCATTGAATCAAGTACAACATCTCGGTCGCCCTACAAAAGTATTTGTTGCGCCTACGATTCGTTTTATGCAGTGGCGCATTGCCATCCAAACAGAAACATATGACTACGTTGGAAGAAGTTATGGCCGAAACATTGTTTTTAGTGACAAAGTAAAACGCCAACCGCTTCCAGACATCGACATGATGGAACCTGTTCGAACCGATCCAAATGTCCGTGCATTTTTAAATTTCTCGTCAATCTATCGTTGGCACATTGAATATATCGATGATGAAACGATTGAATTGCGACTGATTGATTTGCGCTATTTAAAAAATGGCCACTATCAGTTTGTAGCTATCGTACATTTAGATAAAGATTTACATGTTCTACATTCATTTACAGGGTGGGTCTTCAGTGAAGATAAGTTAATGAAAAAGCTATATGCCCACTAA
- a CDS encoding ABC transporter permease has product MLERFIQFFHEIPRYFRYALYRVMMHKRWVVLTFLVSSLVMFVTVLAFKILGTIDITQASINYRLTGLITFAVIWIAIYNNYRLFPRDYYVTRHFNSNPFLHVALSGLLYGLTLFLLMVVMIITKSINTDTTWFGVFFYSLMSLFFMITLSFLLGIIYMLYPKLNQLYIIISVVLLLLLPIFYLPDKVTGVMEHLLMLNPLYYLVNGMQQSVIVGHDAVNHLGYHLYFCCFMGLMIVFSFALRDYVTQLKPNEHSHSHSNVEEEETID; this is encoded by the coding sequence ATGTTAGAGCGTTTCATTCAATTTTTTCATGAGATTCCTCGATATTTCCGCTATGCATTGTATCGTGTCATGATGCATAAAAGATGGGTTGTTTTAACGTTTTTAGTCAGTAGTTTAGTTATGTTCGTCACAGTGCTAGCCTTCAAAATATTAGGGACAATTGATATTACACAAGCTTCTATCAATTATCGACTGACTGGTCTGATTACGTTTGCTGTAATTTGGATTGCTATATATAATAACTATCGATTATTTCCAAGAGATTATTATGTGACAAGACACTTTAACAGTAACCCATTTTTACATGTTGCACTATCTGGGTTGCTGTATGGTCTGACACTTTTTCTATTAATGGTTGTTATGATTATTACAAAATCTATCAATACAGATACAACATGGTTTGGCGTCTTCTTTTATAGTTTGATGAGTCTCTTTTTTATGATTACATTGTCATTTTTATTAGGTATCATCTATATGCTATATCCTAAGTTAAATCAATTGTACATCATTATTTCTGTTGTACTATTATTGTTGTTGCCAATATTCTATCTCCCAGATAAAGTAACAGGTGTGATGGAACACCTATTAATGCTGAATCCTTTATACTACTTAGTAAATGGCATGCAACAATCCGTTATCGTCGGACATGATGCAGTGAATCACTTAGGTTATCACTTATACTTTTGCTGTTTTATGGGATTAATGATTGTGTTTAGCTTTGCACTGAGAGATTATGTGACACAACTAAAACCGAACGAACATTCACATAGTCATTCAAATGTTGAGGAAGAAGAAACAATCGATTAG
- a CDS encoding ATP-binding cassette domain-containing protein, whose translation MSNAIVLKMINVTHYYRNQKKQNVLKPFSYQPEDIELNNITLHIYQGEALGIIGEEASSKSLVGEILAGTVLPDKGRIVRKASLFYANMNQKLAEHVRVIDYINDVIQLYEFEVPEHKAIQVLKYAHLDAQKNDWIHDLTDEQYAQLMFSLARSSNAEVVILSHILSYLDQGFFEKAKEMVREYVEEGLTWVAIDNDVDKIKAVSNYIVWISHGQLRKEGYVKQVIPAFEQHMQDRLSITSQEALNHFDEDWKRNRSKMPEVTYNFKRIERYHHATPPVFLARIWTWTAIFIAGMFVSSLLIFNNLGKLDATQYISHNTLTDQPKHQYTEKLAYGIVNADQTTMTALHQKGADVKVPQHAIVTITGESKRSYRVTHNDKNYRIAKENVHYFNPAALYNPIERDALAPFMKDNYINYVDYFNGELHKSHGEVNEQLVPEKKNRYVEPILQQPIAMLFNDQNKLIGYRFPIVKEQELKEKYHIDEETWTAKTEAGYFIADFKTHQWIFIEL comes from the coding sequence ATGAGCAATGCAATTGTGTTGAAGATGATCAATGTGACGCACTATTATCGTAATCAAAAAAAACAAAATGTGCTAAAGCCCTTTAGTTATCAACCTGAAGATATTGAATTAAATAATATCACGTTACATATTTATCAAGGTGAGGCGCTCGGGATCATCGGTGAAGAAGCGTCTTCCAAATCATTAGTGGGTGAGATTCTAGCGGGAACAGTCTTACCTGACAAAGGACGTATTGTTCGTAAAGCTTCGTTATTCTATGCAAATATGAATCAAAAACTCGCAGAGCATGTGCGTGTCATTGATTATATCAATGATGTGATTCAACTCTATGAATTCGAGGTACCTGAACATAAAGCAATTCAAGTATTAAAGTATGCCCATCTAGATGCTCAGAAAAACGATTGGATACATGATTTGACGGATGAGCAATATGCGCAACTGATGTTTAGTCTTGCGCGTTCCTCGAATGCTGAAGTTGTGATTTTAAGTCACATATTATCGTATTTGGATCAAGGTTTTTTTGAAAAAGCGAAAGAGATGGTTCGGGAATATGTTGAAGAAGGTTTGACTTGGGTTGCGATAGACAACGATGTGGACAAAATTAAGGCGGTCAGCAACTATATCGTGTGGATATCGCACGGGCAATTGCGCAAAGAAGGATATGTTAAACAAGTTATACCTGCCTTTGAACAACATATGCAAGATAGATTAAGCATAACATCACAAGAAGCGTTAAATCATTTTGATGAGGATTGGAAACGCAATCGTTCAAAGATGCCAGAAGTCACGTATAACTTTAAACGAATTGAGCGATATCATCATGCGACACCACCTGTCTTTTTAGCACGTATATGGACATGGACAGCTATTTTTATTGCTGGGATGTTCGTGTCGAGTTTGTTGATATTCAATAATTTAGGAAAGTTAGATGCAACACAATATATATCCCATAATACGTTGACAGATCAGCCGAAACATCAATATACTGAAAAACTTGCATATGGCATTGTGAATGCGGATCAAACAACAATGACAGCACTTCATCAAAAAGGGGCAGATGTCAAAGTACCACAACATGCAATAGTTACAATTACAGGAGAGAGTAAAAGATCGTACCGTGTGACACACAATGATAAAAACTATCGTATTGCTAAAGAGAATGTTCATTATTTTAATCCGGCAGCCCTGTACAATCCAATTGAAAGAGATGCGTTAGCGCCTTTTATGAAAGATAACTATATCAATTATGTTGATTATTTTAATGGAGAGCTGCACAAATCACATGGTGAAGTCAATGAACAGTTAGTACCAGAAAAGAAAAATCGCTATGTTGAACCAATCTTACAACAACCGATTGCGATGTTGTTCAATGATCAAAATAAGTTAATAGGGTATCGTTTTCCAATTGTGAAAGAACAAGAATTAAAAGAAAAATATCATATTGATGAAGAGACATGGACGGCCAAAACAGAAGCGGGATATTTTATTGCCGATTTTAAAACACATCAATGGATTTTTATAGAATTGTAG
- a CDS encoding YfhH family protein, producing MNHKRLSDMNRQEIFHEIQTYKEKMRKAEMNGIMNEYDVYQNKVVIAESYLVDPEDVELGKIYALLDGSDDHFKVERLKGVFAWGYRLNRTRFEEGLPLSLLKL from the coding sequence ATGAATCATAAACGTCTAAGTGACATGAATCGACAAGAAATATTTCACGAAATACAAACCTACAAGGAAAAAATGCGTAAAGCTGAAATGAATGGTATTATGAATGAATATGATGTCTATCAAAATAAAGTGGTCATTGCTGAAAGTTATTTAGTTGACCCAGAAGACGTTGAATTAGGCAAAATATATGCACTTTTAGATGGATCGGATGACCATTTTAAAGTAGAACGTCTTAAAGGTGTATTTGCATGGGGATACCGTTTGAATCGTACAAGATTTGAAGAAGGTCTCCCATTGTCATTACTAAAATTGTAG
- the recX gene encoding recombination regulator RecX — protein MATISKIEVQKKHHERFNLYIDGEFKAGISIDTLVDFNLKKGDIVDDAQLKRILEREHQQQANNDAINYLSHRKRTRHEISTHLERKDYSESVIANAIAYCERLRLIDHEDYVESLKNTMLRTTDKGPEVFRQKLYKAGIEGSLLEAGVEQYKEEQSFEQICRVAQKIVRQKKGPVAKIRQQVQQSLMQKGYQMDTIHSVIEALDFQQDPEIIDNLLQRDLEKIYNKYQKRYNGYTLTMKTMEALVRKGYAYEDVQRKIRESGIEDES, from the coding sequence ATGGCGACAATTTCAAAAATTGAAGTTCAAAAAAAACATCATGAGCGTTTCAACCTTTATATTGATGGTGAATTTAAGGCAGGTATCTCAATCGATACACTTGTTGATTTTAATTTGAAAAAGGGAGATATCGTCGACGATGCACAATTGAAGCGTATTCTTGAGAGAGAACATCAACAACAAGCAAATAATGATGCGATTAATTATTTATCTCATCGCAAGCGTACACGACATGAAATAAGTACGCACCTAGAGAGAAAAGATTATTCAGAATCAGTGATTGCCAATGCGATTGCCTATTGTGAACGACTCCGCTTAATTGATCACGAAGATTATGTTGAAAGTTTAAAGAACACGATGTTGCGAACGACTGATAAGGGACCTGAAGTGTTTCGACAAAAGTTATACAAAGCGGGAATTGAAGGGTCGTTATTGGAAGCAGGTGTTGAGCAATACAAGGAAGAGCAGTCATTTGAACAAATTTGTCGTGTTGCACAAAAAATAGTTCGCCAAAAAAAAGGTCCTGTGGCAAAAATCAGACAGCAAGTGCAACAGTCATTGATGCAAAAAGGATATCAGATGGATACGATTCATTCCGTCATTGAGGCGTTAGATTTTCAACAAGATCCAGAAATCATCGATAACTTATTGCAACGTGATCTAGAGAAAATTTATAATAAATATCAGAAACGTTATAATGGATATACATTAACAATGAAAACAATGGAAGCACTCGTAAGAAAAGGATATGCGTATGAGGATGTCCAACGAAAAATAAGAGAGAGTGGGATTGAAGATGAATCATAA
- the sgtB gene encoding monofunctional peptidoglycan glycosyltransferase SgtB codes for MKRSDRIARSQQPYAKNEPHYNTYYRPVGTPPSKKRPRRIFRTLLLTLIVIALLFIGVMFFLSQRADVSDLSQIEQKATYVDAEAMPSYTKGAFVAVEDRRFYKHHGVDFKGSIRAIFSSIKDPDQLQGGSTITQQLVKNYYYDNQQTMTRKLKEMFVAWRVEDEYEKDEILSYYLNNIFFGDNSYTIESAANYYFGTTTNVNNTNLPQITVLQSAILASKVNAPSVYRVNDMSPSFVNRTKSTLEKMKQQGYITETQYTEALQQLGAS; via the coding sequence ATGAAAAGATCTGACCGAATAGCACGAAGCCAACAGCCATATGCTAAAAATGAGCCGCACTACAATACGTATTATCGCCCAGTTGGAACACCACCAAGTAAAAAAAGACCGAGACGAATTTTTCGTACTTTGCTTCTTACATTAATAGTCATTGCGCTTTTATTTATTGGAGTCATGTTCTTCCTATCACAAAGAGCAGATGTGTCGGACTTGTCTCAAATTGAACAAAAAGCGACGTATGTAGATGCTGAAGCAATGCCGAGCTATACAAAAGGCGCTTTTGTTGCGGTGGAAGATAGACGCTTTTATAAACATCATGGTGTCGATTTTAAAGGGAGTATCCGAGCGATTTTTTCATCGATTAAAGATCCGGATCAACTGCAAGGGGGAAGTACAATAACCCAGCAATTAGTTAAAAATTATTATTACGATAATCAACAGACGATGACAAGAAAGCTAAAGGAAATGTTTGTCGCATGGCGTGTAGAAGATGAATATGAAAAAGATGAAATCTTGAGCTATTATTTGAATAACATCTTCTTTGGTGATAATAGCTATACGATTGAATCGGCTGCCAATTATTATTTTGGCACGACGACAAATGTCAATAATACGAATCTCCCACAAATTACCGTTTTACAAAGTGCAATCCTGGCGAGTAAGGTCAATGCACCATCAGTATACCGTGTCAATGATATGTCACCATCATTTGTCAATCGCACAAAGTCAACATTGGAAAAGATGAAACAGCAAGGTTATATCACAGAAACACAATATACGGAAGCACTGCAACAATTAGGTGCCTCATAA
- a CDS encoding pyruvate oxidase has protein sequence MSKVKANMGLIRALEAWDIDHVYGIPGDSIDAVVDGLKAAESRIKFVHVRHEEVASLSAAAYTKLTGKIGVALSIGGPGAIHLLNGMYDAKMDNVPQLILAGQADSDQLGTKAFQEVNLTHLFEDVAVYNYQLNDSDAPRIFDIVDEAIRTAYEKNGVAVLTLPNNILNTKINADFPDSVDQSLPTVQMASAHQIENAATLLKNSKKPVALVGLGAKHAKDEVRTLIEKLKIPTMVTLPAKTVVSDAHPYNLGNIGKIGTKPSYQAMQSADLLILIGTNYPYVNYLPKKDIKAIQIDINPDAIGHRFNIDAPIVGDTKTALQLLIDAVETVEKRPFLNEMLDHKQTWDQWMQEDAQNTSEPIRPERLMDAINKVITPDSVIATDVGTSTVWSTRYLKLSTSNHFITSSWLGTMGCALPTAIASRIAFPERQVIAITGDGAFEMVMQDFATAVQYHLPMVIFVLNNQELSFIKYEQQAAGELEYGISFSDMDFAKFAELCGGIGYTLKDPEDIDAIVQTAVQQHKPVVVNVYVDPNAAPLPGKILPEEAKNYAKWAYRSLTEDGKVVIDEMPPMSTAAKRFL, from the coding sequence ATGTCAAAAGTAAAAGCGAATATGGGATTAATTCGTGCATTAGAAGCTTGGGATATTGATCACGTATACGGTATTCCGGGTGACTCCATCGATGCGGTCGTAGATGGGTTAAAAGCGGCGGAGTCTCGCATTAAATTTGTTCATGTACGCCATGAAGAAGTTGCAAGTCTTTCTGCAGCTGCTTATACAAAATTAACCGGAAAAATTGGTGTTGCTTTAAGTATTGGTGGACCCGGTGCGATTCATCTCTTGAACGGGATGTATGATGCAAAAATGGATAACGTCCCTCAGCTAATTCTTGCTGGACAAGCGGATAGCGACCAACTCGGTACAAAAGCATTCCAAGAGGTGAACTTAACACACTTATTCGAAGATGTTGCTGTGTACAATTATCAACTGAACGATAGCGATGCCCCTCGCATATTCGACATTGTTGATGAGGCAATTCGCACAGCTTATGAAAAAAATGGTGTCGCCGTCTTAACATTGCCTAACAACATTTTAAATACAAAAATTAATGCTGATTTCCCTGACAGTGTAGATCAGTCATTGCCAACTGTACAAATGGCATCAGCACATCAAATTGAAAATGCCGCTACACTGCTTAAAAACAGCAAAAAACCTGTTGCACTCGTAGGGCTTGGTGCCAAACATGCGAAAGATGAAGTTCGTACATTGATTGAGAAATTGAAAATCCCAACGATGGTGACGCTTCCTGCAAAAACAGTTGTAAGTGATGCTCACCCATACAATTTGGGGAATATCGGCAAGATTGGAACAAAGCCATCCTATCAAGCAATGCAAAGTGCTGACTTGCTAATCTTAATTGGTACGAACTATCCGTACGTAAATTATTTGCCTAAAAAAGATATTAAAGCCATTCAAATTGATATCAATCCTGACGCTATTGGCCATCGATTCAATATTGATGCACCAATTGTCGGTGATACAAAAACAGCCTTACAGTTACTCATTGATGCTGTCGAAACAGTCGAAAAACGACCATTCTTGAATGAAATGTTAGATCATAAACAAACTTGGGATCAATGGATGCAAGAAGATGCCCAAAATACATCTGAACCGATTCGTCCAGAGCGACTTATGGATGCAATCAACAAGGTCATTACACCTGACAGCGTGATTGCCACAGATGTCGGAACTTCAACTGTTTGGTCTACACGTTACTTGAAATTATCAACAAGCAATCACTTTATTACATCAAGCTGGCTTGGTACGATGGGCTGTGCCCTACCAACTGCCATCGCATCACGCATCGCTTTTCCTGAACGTCAAGTCATTGCGATTACTGGTGATGGTGCATTTGAAATGGTGATGCAAGACTTTGCGACTGCCGTGCAATACCATCTTCCAATGGTGATTTTCGTCTTGAACAATCAAGAACTATCATTCATTAAATATGAGCAACAAGCTGCAGGAGAACTGGAATATGGTATTTCATTCAGTGATATGGATTTTGCGAAGTTTGCTGAATTATGCGGTGGTATCGGTTATACGTTGAAAGATCCAGAAGACATCGACGCTATTGTGCAAACAGCAGTACAACAACATAAACCAGTTGTTGTCAATGTATATGTAGACCCAAATGCTGCTCCTCTTCCAGGTAAAATTTTACCAGAAGAAGCGAAGAACTATGCAAAATGGGCATATCGAAGCTTAACAGAAGATGGCAAAGTTGTGATTGATGAGATGCCACCTATGTCAACAGCTGCTAAACGCTTTTTATAA